The Pyrus communis chromosome 9, drPyrComm1.1, whole genome shotgun sequence genome has a segment encoding these proteins:
- the LOC137744781 gene encoding plasmodesmata-located protein 2-like, translating to MDSTLLRFASLLLLLSLTSSANPNSDYNSLVYTKCANRTFATPPTKSQVLQQTLSSLLQQLTSRSSQSKFYRHAEAGVDNNEAGISGLFQCRQDLSKEECHSCVNTLHNLSNTLCQESVSARVQLHGCYVHYELDGVDSEPSNDRLMHKTCGEDLANGVAAVFEEMRDAAFAALESGVADGGGFCKTGYEAVQVMAQCSGGLGGCECGECVGRAVQIAEEECGGAVSGQIYLEECLLSYSYHPDEIPDEHPHDPEKHRDGDGGNGGNEPVAIIVGGAAALCFALIFFLFVKSWSKKEDD from the exons ATGGATTCAACTCTTCTCCGTTTTGCATCCCTACTACTTCTACTTTCTCTCACATCATCTGCAAACCCTAATTCCGACTACAACAGTTTGGTATACACAAAATGTGCAAATCGAACATTTGCAACTCCCCCAACTAAATCGCAAGTCCTACAACAAACCCTTTCGTCTCTTTTGCAACAACTAACATCACGCTCCTCCCAATCCAAGTTCTACAGGCATGCTGAAGCCGGCGTAGACAACAACGAGGCGGGTATTTCCGGCCTGTTCCAGTGCCGGCAGGACCTCAGCAAGGAAGAGTGTCACAGCTGCGTCAACACTCTCCATAACTTATCGAACACCTTGTGTCAAGAATCAGTTTCGGCTCGTGTTCAGCTGCATGGATGCTACGTGCACTACGAGCTCGATGGGGTCGACTCAGAGCCTTCTAACGATAGATTAATGCACAAGACTTGTGGGGAGGATTTGGCAAATGGGGTGGCGGCGGTGTTCGAGGAGATGAGAGACGCTGCGTTTGCTGCCTTGGAGAGCGGCGTTGCGGACGGTGGTGGGTTTTGCAAAACGGGGTATGAGGCGGTGCAAGTGATGGCGCAGTGTTCCGGGGGCTTGGGGGGATGTGAGTGTGGAGAGTGTGTGGGTAGGGCGGTGCAAATTGCAGAAGAGGAATGTGGTGGCGCTGTTTCTGGGCAGATTTATTTGGAGGAGTGCTTGTTGAGCTATAGTTATCATCCAGATGAGATACCAGATGAGCACCCACATGATCCAG AAAAACATAGAGACGGAGATGGAGGAAATGGGGGAAATGAACCGGTGGCAATCATTGTGGGAGGAGCAGCTGCTTTGTGTTTTGccctcatttttttcttgtttgtcaAGTCGTGGtcaaagaaagaagatgacTGA